GTAGATAAGCAAAGAATCTGCAAAACAGGTATCTCCGCCAAAGACCTGCGTGCTGTTCTTTCCCTCCAACAGAAACACAAAGCTCTCGAAGATGAAATCAAATCGAGGAAGCCAAAATCCCTACAAATGGGTGAAGCTGGAAAGAAACTAATCACAGACAAACATCCTAGATCCTCAGAAATCAAACTGAGAATAAATTCCCTCGAAGAGCATTGGAAAGCTCTAGAAGATCTAGTTGAATTGCGTCGTAAGCAATTGGAAGATGCAGCTGAGGCATATCAATTTTATACCGATGCCAATGAAGCTGAATCATGGTTGAATGAAAAAATGGCATTAGTCAATTCGAAAGATTATGGAACAGATGAACCTTCGGCACAGGCTTTGCTACAAAGACATCGTGATTTACAAGGTGAATTGAATGCCTATTCGGGTGATATACTCAATCTCAATCAACAGGCAGAAAAATTGATTAAAGCTGGAATTTGCACTTTAGAGGTGAGAGAATCCTTTGGGAATCAAAAATGAGAGATTAATGACTTAATTTTTTCCATAGCTATCAGCAGAACCAGAACAGATGCCTGAGGTCGAGCAAGAGGAATGGGTTAATGAAACACGTTTGGTACCAAAAGAAGTTTGGGAGGAAGAGCTTGTCGAGAAGCTGGAACACAAGAAAGTTACTGAAACCAAACTTTTGCCACATGTCAAAGCTTTGTTTCCCTTCGAGGGTCAGGGTATGAAAATGGACAAAGGAGAAGTAAGTTTCCTTAATTTTTGACCCAAAAATCATTTCTAATCAAAAACTTTTCTTCCAGGTCATGCTTCTTAAGAACAAAACCAACAACGATTGGTGGTGTGTCCGCAAAGACAATGGCACCGAAGGTTTTGTCCCAGCAAACTATGTCAAAGAAGTAGATCCTCTGCCAGTGGCTTGTATTGTAACAAAACCTGAGAAAGTTAAAACCAAGCAAAAGGTCAAGAAGACCATCTTAGTCCGACAGGTTGTTCCTGTACGACGAATCAAACCATCGAGTGTGTCCCAAATCAAGCCTTTGGTTAAGCGACGATCATCAACAAACATCAATGATAACGCTGACAGTGTAGAGAAGCGTCAAAAACGCATCAACGTTACCTATGATGAACTCCAAGAAATGGCCCAACGTCGACATGCACTTCTTGAGGATTCCATTCATTTGTTTGGATTCTATCGTGAATGCGATGACTTTGAGAAATGGATGAAAGACAAAGAGAAGATGATCAAGTCCGATGAGGTCGAGGGTGTTGAGAATGCCAAGAGGAAGTTTGAAAAGTTCCTGACTGATTTGTCAGCAGCTTCGAAACGTGTAGAGGAGATCGATACTGCAGTGCAGAATTTTACTCGTCAAGGACACTCCCAGTTAGATAAGATTGTTGCCCGACAAAAGCAAATCCATCAAATCTGGCAGCGTTTGAATAATGCCAAGGCTGAACGTGAAAAGAGTCTTGAAGGTGCTTCAAGTGTGGAACTTTTCAATAGGACCTGCGATGAGGCAAAGGTTTGGATGAGTGAGAAGATGTTGCAACTGGACACAGCTGTGATCAGTCCTGATTTGAAGACTGTCCAAGCTTTGCAAAGAAGACATCAGAATTTGGAAAGAGAATTGGCTCCTGTTGAGGAAAAGGTTAACCGGGTTAACTATTTAGGAAATTCGTAAGTTACTTTTTTCAGAGATTTTGGGGAATCCTTATTTATATGAAATTATTTTCCAGAGTAAAGAATGCCTATCCAGCAGAACGGGCCAATGTAACTGCTCGCCAACAAGAAGTCACTGATATGTGGAAGCAAGTTCATGCCAAGGGTATCGAGTTGAGAGCTCGTATTGAGAATGCAGTTGGACAACAAATCTTCAATAATAGTGCCAAAACTCTATTGGCATGGATTGATTCGGTTAAGGATCAGTTGAATGCTGATGATGTCGCCAGAGATGTCGAGACAGCTAACAATTTGTACAAGAAGCACAATGAACTTGGTGATGATATCAAAGCGCATGACAATGAATTCGCTGAGGTTATCAATTTGGGTCATCAGTTGACCGATGGAAGACCGAATGTTGCTGAAACTGTGAAGATTATTGATCGATTGAAGGCCGAACAGGATGCCATTCATAGGGGATGGGTTGAGAAACAGAAATGGCTTCAGCAATGTGTGGAATTGCAAATTTACAATCGAGAAGCTGATAAGATTGATGCTACTACCAAGGGTCATGAAGCATTCTTGGAGTATTCCAACTTAGGAGTaagaaaattcttcttttttttcaaaggatcttattaattttctttcttttagaACTCTCTAGATGAGGTTGAAGCTATATTCAAGCGTCATATTGACTTTGAAAAAAGTCTCATGGCTCAAGACAAGATTTTGAAAGGCTTCTCCGATCATGCTGATAAACTTATTGCCAACGATCATTACGATTCGAAATAGTAAGGACACTAAACTGATTCGAAGAGTCCAAATATTGATTTCTTCTTCTCATTTCTAGCATCGCCAATCGAAGAAACCAAGTTTTGGCCAAACGAAAGGCCGTCAAAGATCGTGCATTCGAAAGGAAACGATCTTTACAAGCTTCCAAGGACTACCATAAGTTTGCTGCCGAAGCTGAAGATCTAAACACTTGGCTCAAAGATAAGACCAAGATTGCCGGTGATGATAGTTACAAGGATCTATCAAACCTCCCGAGGAAGCTGCAAAAACACAAAGCTTTCGAAAGGGAACTCCGAGCAAATGAAGGTCAATTAAGAAATGTCAACAAGGATGCTGAGTCATTGGTTGCGGCTAAAAATCGTGTACCAGAAGTACAAGCTAAGGTTAGCGATTTGAATAAGAAATGGAAGGATCTTCTAACGACTTCAGAAGACAAAGGTAAGTTTAGTCTTGAAAAAGCTTGAAATGTTCTTAAAAATGGTTGGATTCTAGGTCGCAAATTGGAACAGGCATTCTTGCAACGTGAACACAATCGTGCAATTGAAGATGCCAAAAAGAAGGTTGACGAACTCGACAATGCTCTCAAGAGCAAAGATGTTGGTCATGATTTGCGTAGTTGCAAGGATTTGATCAATAAACATCATATTCTTGAATCAGAAATTACTTTATgggaacaaaaaattgaagaattgGTTTCATCTGGTGAGGAAATGGCTCATGAAGGACATTTCAATGCCGATAATATCAAGGACGAAACTAAGGACATTCAAAATCGCTTCCATCTGCTTAAAGATCCAATCAGGAAGCGACGAGCTGAACTTGAAGAAAGTTTGAACTATCACAAGTTTGTGTTTGAACTTGATGCTGAGATGCAATGGATAAATGAGCATATGCCAGCAGCAACATCCAAGGAACTTGGACAGAATTTACATCAAGCTCAGTCATTGCATAAGAAACATAAGAAGTTGGAAGCTGAGATTAAGGGTCATCAGCCGATGATAAATCGAGCTCTTCAATCAGGACAGACATTGGTAGATCAAAAGCATCCCGAGAAAGAGAAGGTTAAGAATCTTTGTAACAAACTAGAGAAAGCTTGGGTTGATCTTGAATCCAATGCCAATGATCGTGCTAAGAAGTTAGATATGTCTCTGAAGGCTCAGCAGTATTTGTCAGAAGCTGGAGAGATTGAATCATGGTTGGGAGAGAAGAACAATGTCCTCCGATCGACAGATTATGGACGTGATCGTGATTCAGCGACTAAGCTGTTGACCAAACACAAAGCAATTGAACTCGAATTGGACACTTATTCGGGAATTGTCACCGAAATGGGTCACAATTGCGGTGCAATGGTTGCTGCAGGTCATCCTGATGGAAAGGTTTTGTCCTCCAAACAAGCTTTAATCGAAAAAATGCTCAAGAGTTTGCAGAAGTTGGCTACACAACGCCAGATGAGATTGATGGAAAGCTTGTATATGCACGAATACTTCTTGGAATCGGCTGAAGTAGAACAATGGATCAGGGAGCAGGATCAAGCTGCTTCCTCGGAAGATTATGGTCAGGATTATGAACATTTGCAGGTGAGTCTCTTAAATTCTGTTCATATGACCAGGTTTAAAAAGTCCCTTTTTTAGCTTCTCCAAAATAAATTTGACGACCTTAAGCATCGTGTCGAGGTTGGATCAGACAGGGTTAACCAATGTGAGGTTCTTGCTAAGAAGTTGGTAGAAACTGAAAGTCCATATGCGCCAGATGTCGAAAAACGACAGGAACAGTTAAGGTAAGTCTCAAACTTCTCAAAGCttgatagattttttaaaaaaattgtcttcttgTAGATCATCCTGGGAGACCCTATTGAAGTTGCTTAACCAACGAGAGCAGAAACTCCATGCAGCTGGAGAAATCCATCGTTTCCATCGTGACATTGCCGAAGCATTGTTCCGCATTCAAGATAAGAATGCAGCTCTTTCTTCTGAACTTGGCAAGGATTTGAATTCTGCCCTAGCTCTTCTAAGGAAACACGAAGGATTCGAAAATGACTTGGTTGCATTGGAAGCTCAACTTCAAGTCCTTGTTGAAGACTCAGTTCGTCTTCAAGCTAAATATCCATCAAATGCCAGTGCAATTGCCCAACAACAAGACAAAGTTGTCACTGCATGGAATGAATTGAAGGAACGATCAGGAGCACGTTCAGATCGTCTAGCAGCATCGTCCGATCTACAATCCTTCCTTACCGACGTCAGAGACATCATGTCTTGGTCATCAAATCTGAGAGCAGCTCTCCAAGCTGAAGAACACGTTAGCGATGCCGCTGGAGCAACAGCCTTGAAAATCCAACACGATGCTATCTATGGTGAAATCGAAGCTAGAGAAGAGAAATTCCGTTTCCTCAACGAATTAAGTGATTCCATGGTACAAACTGGACACTATGCTGCCGCTGAAGTCGAAGAAAAGTGCTCTGCCATGTTGGACGAACGTCAGAAACTGCACGCTGCTTGGAACAAAAAGAAGATTATGCTTGAACAAAAGATTGATTTGTTCTGCTTCTTGCGAGATGCCAAACAAATTGATAATCTATCTAGTTCACAACAAGCAGCGCTCACAAGTTCTGACTTTGGCCAAACTGTGGAAGATGTACAGAATCAAATAAAGAAACATGATGAATTTGAGCGTGTCATTCAGACGCAGGAAGATAAGGTTGCTTTGTTGCAAGATCATGGTCGGAAATTGATTGAACAACGTCATTATGATAGTGCTAATATTCAAGGAATCCTTACGGGTGTTTTACAACGCCGTCAAAGAGTGAAGGATCTCTGTGAGAGGAGACATTACAAACTTGAAGATGCTTTGTTATATGCCCAGTTTGTAAGAGATTGTGCTGAAGCTCAATCATGGATCtcagagaagaagaagaagttggAAGCAGATGAAGCCAATTACTCTGAAGTCTCCAATTTGGatgaaaagattaaaaaattacAGAAACACCAGGCATTCCAAGCTGAAATTGCCGCTAATCAAGGAAGAATCAAGGAAATCCAAGAAACTGGGCTAATTTTAATTGGCAAGAAGCACGAGTCATCACCAGAGATCAAACAAGCTATTGAGAGTGTTGTTTCATCTTGGAAGAGTTTGCTCGAAGAGTTGGATAATCGAGGCAGAGGTCTGGAAGAAGCTCAAGATATTTTGGAATTCAATAACCAATTGGACAAGATCGAAGCATGGATTCGTGACAAAGAAATGATGATCCAAGCCAGTGACACTGGACGTGATTTAGAGCACTGTAATGCCCTAATGAGGAAACTTGATGATGTGGATTCAGATATGCGAGTTGACGACCAAAGAGTGAAGCATATTAACCAATTGGCAGACAAATTGATTCATCAAGGAGAAGTCCCAGCTGAGACAAAGAACATTGACAAGAGAAGGAACAACTTTAACAGTCGCTGGAGGCATCTTCAAGGTGCCCTTAGTGCCTATCGGGCTCTTTTGGGTGGTGCCAATGAAATTCATGTCTTCAATCGTGATGTTGATGATACCTCAGATCGTATCGCTGAAAAGGCACTTGCCATGAGCTCTGAAGACACTGGCCGTGATTTGGCTGCTGTAGAGACTTTAATCCGCCGAGAAGATGCTCTCGAACGTGACATGACCGCTGTAAAGCAAAAGATTGGTGAACACGAACGTGATGCCATGGATCTGAAGAAGAAATACCCAGATCGTTTGCAAGACATTGATAAGAAACTCGATGAGCTGAAAAAATCTTGGAACAATCTCCAGGATCTCAGTATCAAACGTCGTGACGTACTCAATGACGCTTATGATGTGCATAAGTTCGTCTCAGACGTTAAGGAACTGGAATCCTGGGTGAATGATATAATCAAGAAGATGAATGCAGCTCAAGCTCCAATGACAATAACCGAATGTGAGACTCAATTGGAGTTGCATCAAGAGCGTAAAGCTGAAATTGATGGTAGAGATAAGGCTTTCTTGGATTTGAAAAAGCATGGTGAGAGTTTGGTCAGTGTGGAGAAGTCAAATGATGCTAAGAAGTATCTAAAGACATTGggtgatttgcataagactttACATGACGCTTGGAATGATCGTGCCAAGAGGCTGAGAGAAGCTCATCAATTGCAATTATTCAAGTCACAAATGGAACAGGTTGAAAATTGGTTGGCCAATAAGGAAGCTTTCCTTAATAACGATGATTTGGGTGATTCATATCAAGCTGTTGACAGGCTGATTAAGAAGCATGATGCATTCGAGAAGCTTCTTGAATCAGACAATGTGAGTGAGTTGGAGAACTTTGCCAAGTCGATCTTGGAGAGTGATCCTGAAGATGCTGCGATCATTAGGGACAAGTTGTCATATGTTCTTAAGAGGAGGCAAAAATTGGTCGCCCTGTCACAGGAACGTCGTTTCAAACTCACCCAGTCTAAACAGCTCCAAGAATTCCTTCGTAGTTTGTACGAAATCGATCGTTGGTTAGTTCAGAAGATGCAAATTGCCATCGATGAGAACTACCGAGAGCCAAGCAACTTGCAAAGCAAAATCCAAAAGCATACAGCTTTTGACAGTGAACTTGTAAGTAATGCCTCTAGAGTCAAGGATGTGATTGCCGAAGGAGAAGGTCTAATCAAAGATGATCACTATGCCAAAACTGAAATTGCCAAGCATTTGGAAATGCTCGAATCCGATTGGGAGAAACTAACCGAAGCTTCCAAGGAGAAGAAGGACAAACTTAACCAAGCTTATGATGCTTTAACCTTCAATCGAAGTATGGATGAGTTTAATAACTGGATGGACGAAGTAGAATCGCATTTGTCAAGTGAAGATTATGGCAAGGATCTTGCAGCAGTGAATAATCTAATCAAGAAACATGAACGTCTTGAAGCCGATGTCACCCATCACAATGAAATCTGTGATCAAGTGAAGCAAAAATCTGAAAAGTTTTTGCAAGCTGATCATTTCTTGAAAGAAGAACTTCACGATCGAGCAATGGCAACTATCAAGCGTTATAGAAGTCTTCATGAACCAATTGCTATTAGGCGGGAGAATTTGGAAGATTCATTGAATCTTCAACAATTCATGCGCGATGCTGAAGATGAACTTTTATGGCTATCAGAGAAGGAAGTTATTGCTGCTTCGAATGATCTTGGAACCAGTTTGATTGCTGTACAAGTTCTTCAGAAGAAACATCAAGGACTTGAAGCTGAAATTCTATCACAAGAACCACTTATTCTTGCTTTGATACAGCGTGGTCAACAGATGATGAGGGAAGAACACTTTGCCAGAGATCAAGTCAAGTCCAAGTGTGATCTTCTTCAATCGAAGTTGGTTAATCTAAGAGATTTGGCCAGTATTCGACGTTTGAGATTATTGGACGCTGTCGAGAGTCAAATGTTCTATGTGGAAGCAAATGAAGCAGAAGCTTGGATTAAGGAGAAACGACCAATTTTGGCATCCCAAGATTATGGACGAGATGAACCATCAGTTCAGTCACATATCAAGAAACTTGAAGTTCTCCACAGAGAATTACAGTCATTCAATTCGTCAATCGAGAAAGTCAACACTTTGGCAACTAATTTGATCGAAAGAAATCACTTTGACAGTCAAAATATCAACACAAAGAACACTTCTGTGAGTTCCCAATACCAGGAACTCTTGAAACTCTGCAGAGAACGTGAATTACGTTTGGCTGAGTGCAAGAAACTCTTTGAGTTCCTTCGAGAAACTGAAGATCTTCACGAATGGATTGGTGATCAAATGACTGTAACTGCTTCTGAAGACTATGGTGAAGATGTAGAACATGTGGAACAGTTGATTCTAGCTTTTGACTCGTTCATATCAAATCTGACAGCAAATGAGGGAAGAGTTCAAGCCTGTCTGACACGTGGTGAAGCTCTGATCAAGGAAAATAATCCCTATCGATCATCGATCAAGTCGAAACGTGATGAGACCAAGCAATTGTGGGATGAACTCAAGGATCTAGTCAATGCTCGTCAAGATGCTCTAGCCGGAGCCAAACAAGTGCATGTCTATGATCGTGCTGCTGATGAAACTATCTCCCTGATCAATGAGAAGGATTCTTCGTTGATTTCCGAAGATTATGGACAAGATTTGGAGAGTATTCAAGCTTTGAATCGTAAACATGCAGTTTTTGAAGCTGAATTGTCAGCTATTAAAGAACAAGTTGATTCGGTTTTACAAGAAGCTTCAAAATTGGGAGAGATCTATCCTGATGCCAAGGAGCATATTGAAGTGAAACGAGATGAAACTATCGAAGCATGGGCTGATCTTAAGGAAAAAACCGAATTACGTCGTGGTAAGCTCCAACAAGCTGAACAATTGCAATCGTACTTTGATGAGTACAGAGAGCTTATTGCATGGATCAATGAAATGTTGGCAAAAATCACAGCTCCCGAACTGGCTACAACTGTAGCTGGAGCTGATGCACTTTTATCAAGCATCAAAGAGCACCACGCAGAGATACATGCTCGCGATGAGACATTTGCCAATTTCACAGCCAATGGACAGAAATTGATCAAAGAGAAGCACTTTTTGGCTCATGAAGTCGATGAGAAGATTCAGATTTTGAAGCAGCGTCATGATCTTCTGGAATCAACCCTCCAACAGCGTAAAGAAATCTACGAACTTAACTTGGACACACGACTATTCCTTAAAGAAGCTGAAATTCTCGAAAACTGGATTTCAAGTCGAGAGCCATTGCTTAAAGATTCCAAATTGGGTGAATCTATTCCACAAGTCGAGGATCTCCTAAGACGGCATCAAGATTTTGAGAAGACAGTAGCAGCACAGGAGGAGAAATTCAATGCCATTCGCAGAATAACACTCCTCGAACAGAGATTCAAGAAACAAGTTGAAAATGAAAAGGTTGCCAAGAGAATGGAAAAGGAAAGATTAGAAAAGGAACGTCTAGAGATTCTCAAACAAAAGGAACTACAACGTTTGAACGAGGAACGAAGACGCgccgaaaagcaaaacgaaaaccGTGCCAATGGTGTTGCAGAAAAGACTCCGATATACTCTTCGCCAATGGTAACATCGCCAGTTGCCACTCCTCTGCGTAGTCCCTTCGAAGAAGAGTACTCAACACCAAAGACTATTGTAACTGGCCCTGGAACCCCAACATCGGGTGTATTTGGAGATCGTCTGCGACGTGGCTCCGATACGACTGTTAAGCGAGCTGAAAGTATGAAAGTACCACAAAAGCAACCTAAACGAACTCCTTCATTCACCACCCGCAGACGGGCACAAAGCTTCCGTAAGAATGGCGGCAAAGGTGAAGGATTCGATTTGCCACCTGTGGAAATTCAAGGATCACTCGAACGTAAACATGGTCTTCAATCGGGTGGAAAGAAGGCACCAGTTCGATCATGGAAGCAATTCCACACAGTTCTGTGTGGTCAGTTGTTGTGCTTCTTCAAGGACGAAAATGATTTCATTCAACAAAAGACAGCTACAGCTCCAGTTAATATCTTGGGAGCTAAATGTGAAAGAGCTGAAGATTACACGAAGAAGAAGTATGTCTTCCGGTTGAAACTTCCTGATGGTTCGGAATTCCTATTCGAAGCACCGAAACTTGAATCGATGAACGATTGGATAAGGAAGATTTCGTTCCATGCTGGTCTACCGccaaatctacaacttttaagCTATGATGAATCTGTTAGAGTGAGTTTTTTCTCATGattgtatttcaaaaatatgtttttgaatgttttcttctctttttttctaGCAATCAAATAGTTTTCCAGATATTAAAATTGCCAGCCAAATTGACTCGCCAATGAGTTCTAGAGCATCATCACCGGATTCACAGCGTCGTAGTAGAAATGATTCGATAAATAGTAGTTTGTCAGGAAGTAGCTCGACAACGCCACAAATGAATTTCCTGcaaaaacaacagcaacagTATTCACAACAAGCCAGcgtaagattttattttttaaaaaaccttccCATATCGTTCTGAAGTTTAAAGAT
This DNA window, taken from Episyrphus balteatus chromosome 2, idEpiBalt1.1, whole genome shotgun sequence, encodes the following:
- the LOC129911685 gene encoding spectrin beta chain, non-erythrocytic 5, translating into MKSNFSRHDYKKYAVYEKKLVVRLASQYEPGGYSLQVQNRRDSNMTQRDGIIKFENERIKTLQEERLHIQKKTFTKWMNSFLIKAKMEVEDLFTDLADGIKLLKLLEIISGEKLGKPNNGRMRVHKIENVNKSLAFLHTKVRLESIGAEDIVDGNPRLILGLIWTIILRFQIQEIEIDVDEENESSEKRSAKDALLLWCQRKTHGYPGVNIQDFTSSWRSGLGFNALIHSHRPDLFEYSTIVNSKNSNIDNLNHAFDVAANDLGIPSLLDAEDVDCVRPDEKSILTYVASYYHTFARMKNEQKSGKRIANIVGQLMDADRKKMHYERLTTTLLSWIRNKTIELAKRDFPNSLEGIQKELLSFKEYRTIEKPEKYKERSEIEALYFTINTLLKSLNQPQYTPQDGQLVNDIEKAWQQLENAEHNREVALRDELLRQEKLEQLNYKFEKKSVLREGYLKEMIQVLSDPRYLRQVDATLKKHEAISADILARVERFNDLTAMANELEKENYHGKERVKKREAEVMEKWRKLLELLENHKYNLSQMSNLMNLLREIASTLEAIKELQVQFASEDVGPHLLGVEELLQAHSLQELQVNTLGETLKKFTRLGQAYKDQKDAAILMQKLAELDKAYQVLLTLCSKRRACLEEARNFYHFMEDYDNEEGWLVDKQRICKTGISAKDLRAVLSLQQKHKALEDEIKSRKPKSLQMGEAGKKLITDKHPRSSEIKLRINSLEEHWKALEDLVELRRKQLEDAAEAYQFYTDANEAESWLNEKMALVNSKDYGTDEPSAQALLQRHRDLQGELNAYSGDILNLNQQAEKLIKAGICTLELSAEPEQMPEVEQEEWVNETRLVPKEVWEEELVEKLEHKKVTETKLLPHVKALFPFEGQGMKMDKGEVMLLKNKTNNDWWCVRKDNGTEGFVPANYVKEVDPLPVACIVTKPEKVKTKQKVKKTILVRQVVPVRRIKPSSVSQIKPLVKRRSSTNINDNADSVEKRQKRINVTYDELQEMAQRRHALLEDSIHLFGFYRECDDFEKWMKDKEKMIKSDEVEGVENAKRKFEKFLTDLSAASKRVEEIDTAVQNFTRQGHSQLDKIVARQKQIHQIWQRLNNAKAEREKSLEGASSVELFNRTCDEAKVWMSEKMLQLDTAVISPDLKTVQALQRRHQNLERELAPVEEKVNRVNYLGNSVKNAYPAERANVTARQQEVTDMWKQVHAKGIELRARIENAVGQQIFNNSAKTLLAWIDSVKDQLNADDVARDVETANNLYKKHNELGDDIKAHDNEFAEVINLGHQLTDGRPNVAETVKIIDRLKAEQDAIHRGWVEKQKWLQQCVELQIYNREADKIDATTKGHEAFLEYSNLGNSLDEVEAIFKRHIDFEKSLMAQDKILKGFSDHADKLIANDHYDSKYIANRRNQVLAKRKAVKDRAFERKRSLQASKDYHKFAAEAEDLNTWLKDKTKIAGDDSYKDLSNLPRKLQKHKAFERELRANEGQLRNVNKDAESLVAAKNRVPEVQAKVSDLNKKWKDLLTTSEDKGRKLEQAFLQREHNRAIEDAKKKVDELDNALKSKDVGHDLRSCKDLINKHHILESEITLWEQKIEELVSSGEEMAHEGHFNADNIKDETKDIQNRFHLLKDPIRKRRAELEESLNYHKFVFELDAEMQWINEHMPAATSKELGQNLHQAQSLHKKHKKLEAEIKGHQPMINRALQSGQTLVDQKHPEKEKVKNLCNKLEKAWVDLESNANDRAKKLDMSLKAQQYLSEAGEIESWLGEKNNVLRSTDYGRDRDSATKLLTKHKAIELELDTYSGIVTEMGHNCGAMVAAGHPDGKVLSSKQALIEKMLKSLQKLATQRQMRLMESLYMHEYFLESAEVEQWIREQDQAASSEDYGQDYEHLQLLQNKFDDLKHRVEVGSDRVNQCEVLAKKLVETESPYAPDVEKRQEQLRSSWETLLKLLNQREQKLHAAGEIHRFHRDIAEALFRIQDKNAALSSELGKDLNSALALLRKHEGFENDLVALEAQLQVLVEDSVRLQAKYPSNASAIAQQQDKVVTAWNELKERSGARSDRLAASSDLQSFLTDVRDIMSWSSNLRAALQAEEHVSDAAGATALKIQHDAIYGEIEAREEKFRFLNELSDSMVQTGHYAAAEVEEKCSAMLDERQKLHAAWNKKKIMLEQKIDLFCFLRDAKQIDNLSSSQQAALTSSDFGQTVEDVQNQIKKHDEFERVIQTQEDKVALLQDHGRKLIEQRHYDSANIQGILTGVLQRRQRVKDLCERRHYKLEDALLYAQFVRDCAEAQSWISEKKKKLEADEANYSEVSNLDEKIKKLQKHQAFQAEIAANQGRIKEIQETGLILIGKKHESSPEIKQAIESVVSSWKSLLEELDNRGRGLEEAQDILEFNNQLDKIEAWIRDKEMMIQASDTGRDLEHCNALMRKLDDVDSDMRVDDQRVKHINQLADKLIHQGEVPAETKNIDKRRNNFNSRWRHLQGALSAYRALLGGANEIHVFNRDVDDTSDRIAEKALAMSSEDTGRDLAAVETLIRREDALERDMTAVKQKIGEHERDAMDLKKKYPDRLQDIDKKLDELKKSWNNLQDLSIKRRDVLNDAYDVHKFVSDVKELESWVNDIIKKMNAAQAPMTITECETQLELHQERKAEIDGRDKAFLDLKKHGESLVSVEKSNDAKKYLKTLGDLHKTLHDAWNDRAKRLREAHQLQLFKSQMEQVENWLANKEAFLNNDDLGDSYQAVDRLIKKHDAFEKLLESDNVSELENFAKSILESDPEDAAIIRDKLSYVLKRRQKLVALSQERRFKLTQSKQLQEFLRSLYEIDRWLVQKMQIAIDENYREPSNLQSKIQKHTAFDSELVSNASRVKDVIAEGEGLIKDDHYAKTEIAKHLEMLESDWEKLTEASKEKKDKLNQAYDALTFNRSMDEFNNWMDEVESHLSSEDYGKDLAAVNNLIKKHERLEADVTHHNEICDQVKQKSEKFLQADHFLKEELHDRAMATIKRYRSLHEPIAIRRENLEDSLNLQQFMRDAEDELLWLSEKEVIAASNDLGTSLIAVQVLQKKHQGLEAEILSQEPLILALIQRGQQMMREEHFARDQVKSKCDLLQSKLVNLRDLASIRRLRLLDAVESQMFYVEANEAEAWIKEKRPILASQDYGRDEPSVQSHIKKLEVLHRELQSFNSSIEKVNTLATNLIERNHFDSQNINTKNTSVSSQYQELLKLCRERELRLAECKKLFEFLRETEDLHEWIGDQMTVTASEDYGEDVEHVEQLILAFDSFISNLTANEGRVQACLTRGEALIKENNPYRSSIKSKRDETKQLWDELKDLVNARQDALAGAKQVHVYDRAADETISLINEKDSSLISEDYGQDLESIQALNRKHAVFEAELSAIKEQVDSVLQEASKLGEIYPDAKEHIEVKRDETIEAWADLKEKTELRRGKLQQAEQLQSYFDEYRELIAWINEMLAKITAPELATTVAGADALLSSIKEHHAEIHARDETFANFTANGQKLIKEKHFLAHEVDEKIQILKQRHDLLESTLQQRKEIYELNLDTRLFLKEAEILENWISSREPLLKDSKLGESIPQVEDLLRRHQDFEKTVAAQEEKFNAIRRITLLEQRFKKQVENEKVAKRMEKERLEKERLEILKQKELQRLNEERRRAEKQNENRANGVAEKTPIYSSPMVTSPVATPLRSPFEEEYSTPKTIVTGPGTPTSGVFGDRLRRGSDTTVKRAESMKVPQKQPKRTPSFTTRRRAQSFRKNGGKGEGFDLPPVEIQGSLERKHGLQSGGKKAPVRSWKQFHTVLCGQLLCFFKDENDFIQQKTATAPVNILGAKCERAEDYTKKKYVFRLKLPDGSEFLFEAPKLESMNDWIRKISFHAGLPPNLQLLSYDESVRQSNSFPDIKIASQIDSPMSSRASSPDSQRRSRNDSINSSLSGSSSTTPQMNFLQKQQQQYSQQASIPVHQPASPTGSYGFNEQKPPIPPRGAPPPVPHRQSTDNLVVMRNRNSVGSDITDANANYGSMSRLHSSTLPAGLSGISNGNEGFTMETRHSENPPPLPTTMPPVGGHQRISTFGTQHINNNNNNVNQHHQNYQGNFSLPQKRSSSSASAATRTDSTNRFENNNLPGAGLGSTTKRTTVQTSMSLGGADSGNNGNNNANNLNTTTTTTTTTTSRTVWHYSPDNNSVTNPSYMGISSADVAGWGTSRYENARPVSLQPDSINISRVSAESSSESEAQSISSVSGVKGSKSKEERRSGMFRIFGRKDKDKDKSRRSSQPPQ